In Mycobacteriales bacterium, the DNA window TGCGCGAGGCCGAGCAGCTCGAGGAACGCCTCCTGACGCTGGTGGGCCACGAGATGCGGACGCCGTTGACGACGATCTTCGGCACGCTGACGACGTTGCGGCACTACGCCGACCGCGTCGACGCCGGGGCGCGCGACGACCTGCTCGACGCGGGCCTGCGCGCGAGCCGGCGGCTGGAACGTCTCGTGGAGGCGTTGCTGATGGCGGCGCGGCTGGACGCGGACGACGTGACGTTCCGGCGGACGCCGATCCTGCTGCACGGCGTCGTCGCCGAGGCGGTGGCGGCGACCGGCGCCGCCGACCGCGTGGCGGTGGACGTGCCGGCGACGCTCGGCGTCACCGCCGACACCGTCCACCTGGGCAGCGTGATCCAGCAGCTCGTGGAGAACGCCGTCGTGCACGGCGGCGACGGGCCGGTCGAGGTGCGCGGCTCCGACGCGGGCGCGGGGATGGTCGTCGTGGAGGTGCGCGACTACGGCCCGGGCATCCCGGAGGACGAGCAGGAGGCGGCGCTGGGTCGGTTCCGGCGCATCGGGGAGCACAGCGTTCCCGGCACCGGTCTCGGCCTCTACCTGGCGCGGCGGCTGGTCGAGGGGATGGGCGGCGAGCTGGGGCTGCGGTCGGCGCGCGGCGCCGGCTGCGTCGTCACGGTGCGGCTGCCGACGGCGGCCGAGCCGCCCGCGTCGATGGTGCCGCCGTCAGAGCTCCCAGTCCCACTCGCCCGGACCCCGCTGGACGCGGAGCAGCAGGTCGCCGAGCGTCGCGGCGTCGCCGGCTAGCCCGGTCGCGGCCACGGGGTGCAGCCGGGCCAGGACGGCTCCCGCCGCCTCCTCCGGCAACGGCGCCGGATCGACGTCGTGCGTGTGCACCAGGCACTCCGCCAGCGCGACCGCCGCGAGGTCGGCGGCGGTCATCGCGTGGTGGGGGTGCCGCGCGGGCGCCTCGTCGGTCGCCGCGCGCAACGCCGTGACCAGGTCGCGCGCGACGACCGCGAGCTGGTCGGCGAGCACCGCCTCGCGCGCGGGCGCCGGCGGCGTCCGGTAGGTCGCCGGCCGCGGCCCGGCGCCGACCTCCAGCGCCTGCTCGTAGATCGCGAACGCGTCGACCAGGTGCTTGACCGTGTCCGCGCGGCTCCAGCCGGGGCAGGCCGACGCCCCGCGCCACCACAGCGCCGACCGCCGCCGCACCCGCCGCACGGCGTCCGCCGCGGCGTTGTCCACAAGCCCGGTGAGCGTCCACAGATCGGGCCGCGGCGGTATTGACACCACGCCGGCGACGTTACCGTGGCCCCATGAGGTCACTCGCCGCCGCCGCCGTCGCGCTCGCCCTGCTCGCGGGCTGCACGCCGCGCGACCGCGCCGCGGCGCCGACGACGTCACCGTCGCCGTCGGTCGCGACGACGACCGCCGCGCCGTCGACCACCGTGCCGCCCTCCCCCTCGGGATCGCCCGCGGTGACGGCCTCCGCGTCGGCACCGGCCGGGGCGCCCTGCCCGGCCGCGTACGCCGCGCCCGACCCGGCCCGCCCGGTCGTGGACCTGACGTTCGTGGTCGCGGACGACAAGGCGAGCGTCCGCGGGCGGGAGAAGGTGACGTTCACACCCGACCGGCCCACCGACCGGCTGGTGTTCCGGCTCTGGGCCAACGAGCCCGCCGCGCGCAGGGGCGGCGGCTCCAGCGCCGTCACCTCGGTGTCCGTCGGCGGGCGGGCGGCGGCGTTCTCGGCGAGCGCCGACCGCACGACCGTCACCGTGCCCGGCACCCACCCGGCGGGGCGCCCGGTCGTGGCCGACCTGGCGTTCACCGTCACGCTGCCCTCCGGGGTCAACGAGCGGTTCGGCCACCGCGGCGGCACCGCGTGGTTCGGCTCCGGCTTCCCGCTGCTCGCCTGGGAACGCGGCCGCGGCTGGGCGACCGAGCCCGCGACGGCGGCGTTCGCGGAGGCGGCGACCAGCGAGTCGTTCCGGCTCACGCTGCACGTC includes these proteins:
- a CDS encoding maleylpyruvate isomerase N-terminal domain-containing protein, giving the protein MVSIPPRPDLWTLTGLVDNAAADAVRRVRRRSALWWRGASACPGWSRADTVKHLVDAFAIYEQALEVGAGPRPATYRTPPAPAREAVLADQLAVVARDLVTALRAATDEAPARHPHHAMTAADLAAVALAECLVHTHDVDPAPLPEEAAGAVLARLHPVAATGLAGDAATLGDLLLRVQRGPGEWDWEL
- a CDS encoding GAF domain-containing sensor histidine kinase; the encoded protein is MHPALLVAVPLLLAAVALLSFQRGYLAARRNDDLRVRLLVDIVADAMTVVGDRSASDAVVRRLAEVVHADATAVGYIDGGRLHLFGMHGYDDGVRNHSLGKGEGLSGRAWAAGEPLVVADVRQEPGYIDGGAGIRSGLYVPGKARGRVTVVLAVESTRPAAYTQKDLLLVRPLADLLASMLESRRMLREAEQLEERLLTLVGHEMRTPLTTIFGTLTTLRHYADRVDAGARDDLLDAGLRASRRLERLVEALLMAARLDADDVTFRRTPILLHGVVAEAVAATGAADRVAVDVPATLGVTADTVHLGSVIQQLVENAVVHGGDGPVEVRGSDAGAGMVVVEVRDYGPGIPEDEQEAALGRFRRIGEHSVPGTGLGLYLARRLVEGMGGELGLRSARGAGCVVTVRLPTAAEPPASMVPPSELPVPLARTPLDAEQQVAERRGVAG